From Ipomoea triloba cultivar NCNSP0323 chromosome 5, ASM357664v1, the proteins below share one genomic window:
- the LOC116019486 gene encoding probable pectinesterase 53: MNSAERLHICIVFFFLFCPFSSVNCSTSNSLTVANNGYMNWVKHIGSRNHSVFQIAENKFQPCKTIKVNKNPKLGDFTTVQAAIDSIPTVNLCRVVISVGRGTYREKIEIPATMGYITLQGECRKKTIIQWNDTADRIGKNGLPLGTYGSATFAVNSPYFIAKNITFKNKAPAPAAGALGKQAVAMRISADTAAFINCKFVGAQDTLYDYRGRHYFKNCYIQGSVDFIFGDGLSLYENCHLHAKTNTYGALTAQKRESLLEETGFSFVNCKVTGSAGALYLGRAWGSFSRVVFAYTYMDKIITPPGWYNWGDKHREMTVFYGQFKCSGPGSGHGGRVRWARELTEEEARPFISLSFIDGNEWVQNL, from the exons ATGAACTCTGCAGAGAGATTACACATCtgcatagtattcttcttcctcttctgcCCATTCTCCTCTGTTAATTGCAGCACTTCTAACAGTCTAACTGTGGCCAACAATGGCTACATGAATTGGGTTAAGCACATTGGTTCTAGGAACCATTCTGTGTTCCAGATAGCAGAGAACAAATTCCAGCCCTGCAAGACCATTAAGGTCAACAAAAACCCAAAATTGGGTGATTTTACTACTGTCCAAGCGGCCATTGATTCAATCCCGACAGTTAATCTCTGTCGGGTCGTTATTTCGGTTGGTCGTGGCACTTACAG GGAGAAGATTGAGATTCCAGCCACTATGGGATATATCACTTTGCAAGGAGAGTGTAGAAAAAAGACAATTATCCAGTGGAACGACACGGCTGATCGAATAGGGAAGAATGGTTTGCCTTTGGGCACTTATGGGTCTGCAACTTTTGCTGTCAATTCTCCTTATTTCATAGCCAAAAACATCACCTTCAAG AATAAAGCGCCGGCACCGGCGGCGGGGGCGCTGGGGAAGCAAGCGGTGGCGATGAGGATCTCGGCGGACACGGCGGCGTTCATTAACTGCAAGTTCGTTGGGGCACAGGACACTCTTTATGACTACCGAGGGAGACATTACTTCAAGAACTGCTACATTCAAGGCTCAGTGGATTTCATATTCGGGGATGGGCTTTCCCTGTACGAGAATTGCCATTTGCATGCCAAAACCAATACCTATGGAGCCTTGACAGCCCAGAAAAGAGAGAGCTTATTGGAGGAGACAGGCTTCTCTTTTGTCAACTGCAAAGTCACAGGCTCTGCAGGCGCACTTTACTTGGGCAGGGCATGGGGGTCTTTCTCTAGGGTGGTGTTTGCCTACACTTACATGGATAAGATCATTACCCCTCCTGGATGGTATAATTGGGGAGATAAGCACAGGGAAAT GACGGTGTTCTACGGGCAATTCAAGTGTTCGGGACCGGGGTCGGGGCACGGAGGAAGGGTGCGGTGGGCGAGAGAGCTGACGGAGGAGGAGGCAAGACCATTCATCTCTCTTAGCTTCATTGATGGCAATGAATGGGTGCAGAATTTGTGA